In Styela clava chromosome 10, kaStyClav1.hap1.2, whole genome shotgun sequence, the sequence GCAAGTAAGTATGCAAAATTTGTATTAAACCGAAGTAAGAAAATCGGTAAGTaaatgatttttgaaattacCCGGCAAAACTCCACATATATAGCAATTTCCCAGTTTTGAATTatgttccaaattttttttatttttcgggGAGACTTTAGTGAAAGTCGAATAGGCAACCGGTGCTGCGTTAGACCTtcttgtgcatatatttgagtatcgcTTCATTGTTGAACACGGCAATTTATTCTTGCTATTTTCCAAATTACTTCATACCAATGTTTAACTCTAGCACTAGCTTCATCTATTGCAGTTTGGTGTATTGTAATATGATGGTAATAATTAATTTACTTTACCTAAATGTTCATTATTCGTCGTATCATTGTGCTTCAGAACACGAACATGCAGCCGAAACCCCACAAaagaaaattgacaaaaatggaaaacaacaTGAAAACTGAACAAGTATAGGTATCTTGGCGAAAGAGCACTTCTAAATAGATTGAAAAACATGGACGACTCTGTTACATGGGCAACAtataaaattgacaattttatttctcaaacatgaaatatttagaGACACAGTTTCAGTAttgaaattttggtactcccgtagtatgtgtaccaagttagggttaggccataattttattactattttCCTTATTAGTGTGGGGActgactgtgttagccaagtgaatatgcccaTAGGTTGCCGTCCCTCTacccaacttgatgtaaagtaggcgaacaaaatcagttatctccatattggtacacatacttctagagcgccgaAATTATTCCTGTTAGTCTACTGTTCAAAATTTGAGGACTTAAGTTCAAATATTATTGAGTTTCGACTTTTGTGAACAAGGCAACAtactaatatttgatatttgtcagtaatttcattataaatattaagTTGAAAATGTTCTGCAATTAATCGATGAAATCTCACTTTTCGGGACAGATTGTAGAATTCTTTCCAATTCTGAATAGATGAAAGTTTGCTTTGTATGTTTCTATATTAACTCAacatatattatttagtttgcccagatgtaaatttttttgttatctaATTATTTTCGTCATTATGTCGTCATCTAAATTTCGAAAACATTTGCACGATGAAACCAGGGATTGCGGCCATGGTTCAATAAAAACACTTGCAATCAGAATCTGTCTTTCAGAGAAGTGTACAACATTCAACGAAATTTTGACTATGGGATTAAATTGCAGTTTAATTTGcattgttattttgttgttgagTTCTATTTTGCCATGTGTCTCCTGTTTTAATTTGATATGTCATAGTTACTTCTATCGCAACCTTCTATTTCAAAATTGGAGAACTGATTCAGGTTGTCAGCTTTCTCTCCGAGTTAATTCGATATAATTTGTCTTTCTTTGACTTAGTGTTTGATGTTATAAATCATGTTTGATCATGCTGGACTAAGAGTCCTAAAATGGAAAACTATTATGgtaaaatattgtgaaatcGTCAAGAGCAACATCTAAATTAGCGTAGGCGATCACCCAATGGAATAATCAGAAAACCAATTACAGAAGCAAGACATTTCGTaactcaatttcaatttttacccCATCGAAAATCACCCCATTTGTTATTGTTCACTTAGATCTTCGCTGTCGTAACGTAACAACAAATTCTTGATCTATCAATTCTAATATTTTGCTGTTGCATGTTATACCGTTACCACGCATAAAAAGTTGACAACCACTGCTATCGATCACTGATCTTCAATCTACTAGAACATGACatgtagaaatatatatatatttattaattttaatttttcgacaTTTTTCAGTTTATTCTACAATCCACTATAGCTTACAGCATTACCAATGACAATTCGCGGTTAGTTGTCGAGCGAGCAAACTGGCGACAAAGTTTTAAACGGAGCAATGCATTGCAAACTTCAAATTTGTCCAATTGTCGGCTTTGTTAATGCTTATTATATTGCGCATTTACAGTTTCTTGAGAAATTTGTAAATCATCGTTGACGTGTTTCTACGGCCTAACACTACCAATATTTTACCGCCCAGAAATCGTGACACATTACTCATTTCAATCAATACCAAGTTTTCTGTCAAGTGTCTTTGTATTTTTCTTCACATTTTGCAACAATGTATTGTGtttctttaaaaatatcttcTAATTGTAAATACTGAAgaactgtaaaataaaataaagtgtaCATTATagcatattttaaatgtttgaaAGTTAATCGAGTCGTAGATTATACAGATCATCAAATTCGTATACGTATTCAGCAAACCCAACTTTAGATCGAGTTTCGATCAGAATTGCAATATGCCTTCTGAATTCTAGTAACTACTTGAAGGtggatatatttcaataaattgctttcatttcattagtttttaattttcttctGAGCTCATTCCGGTTTTTATTACTTGTGAATTGACTGAATAAAAACGCCACCGCATGGTTTTCTACAACAGTTGTTTCCGTCAGAAAGGTGCTCATTCAGCGGTAAATTACCCGTACTAAGTGGTATGTACATTTATGTTACCTGTGTATGCCGTTCCACCAATTACACCAAGTAACAGTAATATGTTGATCATCATCAGTATAACAGAAATATTACGATATCTTCTCGCAATGTCCCGTACTTCACCGATCtcgtctgaaaatattttcacgcTTATTTTGGAAGATTTTTatgagtaaaataaaaaaataaaaacgttgaTCCTAACTTGTCTAAAACTGATTATATTaccaaaactgaatttattgACACAATGAGCTAGCTATTcgtatttaaacaaatataaaatagatggAGCTTAGCATATTGATGAGCTAGTTCAATAGTTTTATCAATTAGCATAAGAGGTATAGCGCAATCGAGAAGGAAAATTCactaggatttgtgttgtactacaaataattattttatgtatatttcaaatcaatagAAAATATGTATTGTACCTACCTTTCAAATAGGCTTGATAGGTGGAGTAGTCGGTAGCATGAGACATCACACTTTCTTTATCTGCCAAACTGCGTTCTTCAACTTGTGTTTCAGCATCATATTTGCCGATGTTGGGACAAGGAAATTTACAAACTCTCACACCCTCTTCGCCAATCGGATGAAGTGGGGACACGCATTGTACTGAAACGTCTAAATGTGGGTATCTCGAGGTATGATCAAATTCTGACAAATTCCGCTCTGACAAATTCTGCTCAACCGGCAGTAGCGGATTTTTTTCAGTGGTGTCGTCCTCTTTGTGAACGTTAGTAGATAAAAAGTCTGGAGATTGAGGTTTGAATCCTTCCACTATAAGCTCTCCCGCCAGAAATGACGTCAGAGATGATTGTTGTACTGGAAAATCATCTCGATTTCCCTGCAATGAAGCAACTTTCTTCACAATGATGTCTTCTGAAACCCTGCTGTCAAGTTCCATTTCGCTTTCGTCATCTAAAAAATTGTCATTCATTTCGTCGATAACTTCTGCAAATTCAGCTTTCATGGTCTTTCTCCTAATGACGTCACTGTTTTTTCTAACCACTGGAGAAACTTTttcttcagatattttattcTCGGATAGAAGAAAGTCACGTGAAGTTCTTTTAAAAAAACCTAAGACCGATGTTTGATCCGCAATATCGTCAGTAGATGAGTCACCACTTTCTTGATTCGTTTCTCCGAGTGTGCTACTTTTCCTCTGTACAATAGAATTGATATTAGACAAAATAACTTGGTCACTCTGATCTGTTCCACTGACGTTATGAAACGTTTTTTCAGTCGTAATTTCTGAAATTGTACCGTCCTTCAAATGATCTCCAATctcaagcatatcactacttcgCTTAAACATACCGTTTGCTGAATTAGTGGGTGTATTTGACTTCTCTATATTGAGGCTTATAACACTTCTTTTATGCGTTTCACTCGACCCGCTATCAAGTATTTCTTCATTAAGATCTTCCGCGCTGCCGGTAGAATGCTTTGCGCTGTGTTCGAGGGAAGTCTCCCTCAATATATTGTTGCTTTCGGGATCCACAATCGATCTGGTGTTTTCTTCTTTCGAGGTTGTAACATCAGTCAACGCAAAGTCAAGGGTGTTCTTTTTCAAGCGCGATTTGCCTGTAATAGTCGATAATTCATTTCTGGATGATACTTTAAAGTTGGGATTTGGACCGCCATTGAACCTACAGCATTCTTCAGCTCTGCAGGGAAGATCTTTCGAAGATCTTCCATTTTTGGAACGTCGTTCTTGggataaaatttttcttgatATATCAACCGAAGACTCTGATTTTCCACTGTCGAAAATTTCAAtatcttttcttgatttttcgaTATATTCTTTTTCGTTGTCACCTACGGTCTCATAATTTGCATCGCTACCTCGGAAGGAATTTACATCAATTGACATAGAGCTTTTCTCGTTTTCAAGACGTTTTAAGATTGGCATTCTATGGTATGTTACACGCATTTCGTGTACTTCTGACAGATCATCTTCAGGCATAGATAGTTCATGTCGTGTCGAAATTTCCCTACCTTTCAAATCTGTACTCAACTTGTTGGATATTTTGTTCACTACAGCACAATCTAATGAACTTAGGTTCCCGGATGTACCTGGTCCATCATCTGGAATTCTTACTAAATTTCCGCAACCAGTTTTTACCATTTGTCCTGCGGTGGAATTGTTCTCAAGACCTTCGACGTCACGACAACAAATGTTATCCGCACGACAAGGTCCGTCTTTTTTGTTCAACTTGGTTTCCGCGCTCGGGgttccagtttgtaaatgttgACTCGGTTCGGTACCATGTAAATATTGCTTAATTTCTACGCTTGCTCTACGTAG encodes:
- the LOC144428007 gene encoding uncharacterized protein LOC144428007, with the translated sequence MFDVMENGNPNTQSIAKLEGSKILTQSNKDPLLLSFLRRASVEIKQYLHGTEPSQHLQTGTPSAETKLNKKDGPCRADNICCRDVEGLENNSTAGQMVKTGCGNLVRIPDDGPGTSGNLSSLDCAVVNKISNKLSTDLKGREISTRHELSMPEDDLSEVHEMRVTYHRMPILKRLENEKSSMSIDVNSFRGSDANYETVGDNEKEYIEKSRKDIEIFDSGKSESSVDISRKILSQERRSKNGRSSKDLPCRAEECCRFNGGPNPNFKVSSRNELSTITGKSRLKKNTLDFALTDVTTSKEENTRSIVDPESNNILRETSLEHSAKHSTGSAEDLNEEILDSGSSETHKRSVISLNIEKSNTPTNSANGMFKRSSDMLEIGDHLKDGTISEITTEKTFHNVSGTDQSDQVILSNINSIVQRKSSTLGETNQESGDSSTDDIADQTSVLGFFKRTSRDFLLSENKISEEKVSPVVRKNSDVIRRKTMKAEFAEVIDEMNDNFLDDESEMELDSRVSEDIIVKKVASLQGNRDDFPVQQSSLTSFLAGELIVEGFKPQSPDFLSTNVHKEDDTTEKNPLLPVEQNLSERNLSEFDHTSRYPHLDVSVQCVSPLHPIGEEGVRVCKFPCPNIGKYDAETQVEERSLADKESVMSHATDYSTYQAYLKDEIGEVRDIARRYRNISVILMMINILLLLGVIGGTAYTVLQYLQLEDIFKETQYIVAKCEEKYKDT